A region from the Melanotaenia boesemani isolate fMelBoe1 chromosome 11, fMelBoe1.pri, whole genome shotgun sequence genome encodes:
- the smn1 gene encoding survival motor neuron protein 1, with the protein MANGCQEVLFTRGTGQSDDSDIWDDTALIKAYDKAVASFKTALKSDEEPQASKKNQPGKKRKNNKKNQSRKRTNAPPDKGWNVGDSCSAYWSEDGQLYAATITSIDQKKGTCVVVYTGYGNEEEQNLEDLLSEISEADEESNTKVNEAESSTEESDRSTTPSQLKHQPHTKTHKSKTHKEPPPMWSPGFPGFPPGPPPMHAFRQGDSKRSGSHGPVPPSWPPMMPSGPPMTPPPPPMSPDMVDDEALGSVLISWYMSGYHTGYYLGLKQGRKEAAKWTKLHHK; encoded by the exons aGTGATGATTCAGATATATGGGATGACACCGCACTGATAAAGGCATATGACAAGGCTGTTGCATCGTTCAAG ACCGCCCTTAAAAGTGATGAAGAACCACAGGCCTCCAAGAAAAACCAACCAGGAAAAAAACgcaagaacaacaaaaagaacCAGAGCAGGAAAAGAACAAATGCACCACCAGATAAAGGG TGGAACGTTGGAGACTCTTGCAGTGCTTACTGGTCAGAGGATGGCCAGCTTTATGCAGCGACCATCACCTCTATAGACCAGAAGAAGGGCACTTGCGTTGTTGTTTATACGGGCTATGGCAATGAGGAGGAGCAGAATCTCGAAGACCTGCTCTCAGAGATTTCTGAGGCTGATGAAGAATCAAATACCAAG GTAAATGAGGCAGAATCATCTACAGAGGAGAGTGACAGGTCAACTACACCAAGTCAACTCAAACACCAGCCACACACTAAAACGCATAAATCCAAGACCCACAAAGAACCTCCTCCTATGTGGTCTCCTGGATTCCCTGGGTTTCCCCCAGGTCCACCTCCAATGCATGCTTTCAGACAG GGGGACAGTAAGCGATCTGGTAGCCATGGACCTGTACCTCCTTCCTGGCCTCCCATGATGCCTTCTGGTCCACCT ATGacccctccacctccacctaTGAGTCCTGACATGGTGGATGATGAAGCTTTGGGTAGTGTGCTCATATCCTGGTACATGAGTGGATATCACACTGGATACTATCTG GGGTTAAAACAAGGACGCAAAGAAGCTGCCAAGTGGACAAAACTCCACcacaaatga